One Herbaspirillum rubrisubalbicans genomic window carries:
- a CDS encoding sulfite exporter TauE/SafE family protein, whose product MSISLLLGALVGCIMGLTGAGGGILAIPLLVFGQHLSVPQAGPIGLLAVGIASAMGALIGLRAGIVRYRAALLIAAIGIVLTPAGTWLAHQLDTRYLTLLFAVVMLWVAFKGLRDARRSKTVAATVNADCPCLRDQSGRFVWTPRCASRLVVMGGVAGVLSGLLGVGGGFVIVPALQRFSDLAMQSVVSTSLAVIALISLVSVATSMVSGHFDLAIGLPFSAGAVIGMLFGGKLAVRWHPAHLKLAFSVVCMAVSLGLIVKSVH is encoded by the coding sequence ATGAGCATCAGTCTGTTGCTGGGAGCGCTGGTGGGCTGCATCATGGGCCTCACCGGCGCCGGTGGCGGCATCCTGGCCATCCCCTTGCTGGTGTTCGGCCAGCATCTGAGCGTGCCGCAGGCCGGCCCGATCGGTCTGCTGGCAGTGGGCATCGCCTCGGCCATGGGGGCGCTCATCGGTTTGCGCGCCGGCATTGTGCGTTATCGTGCGGCGCTGCTGATTGCCGCCATCGGCATCGTGCTCACGCCTGCGGGGACGTGGCTGGCCCATCAACTGGATACCCGCTATCTGACACTACTCTTTGCCGTGGTCATGCTATGGGTGGCCTTCAAAGGCTTGCGTGATGCCCGTCGCAGCAAGACGGTCGCGGCCACTGTCAATGCGGACTGTCCCTGCCTGCGTGACCAGAGCGGGCGTTTCGTCTGGACACCCCGCTGCGCCAGTCGCCTGGTCGTCATGGGCGGCGTGGCCGGAGTGCTCTCGGGTCTGCTTGGGGTGGGTGGCGGCTTCGTCATCGTACCGGCACTGCAGCGTTTTTCAGACCTGGCCATGCAGTCGGTGGTCTCAACCTCGCTGGCGGTGATTGCGCTCATTTCCCTGGTCAGCGTCGCCACCAGCATGGTCAGCGGGCACTTCGACCTGGCCATCGGCCTGCCCTTTTCGGCGGGGGCGGTGATCGGGATGCTGTTCGGCGGCAAGCTCGCGGTACGCTGGCATCCGGCGCACCTGAAGCTGGCCTTTTCGGTGGTGTGCATGGCGGTATCGCTGGGCCTGATCGTGAAATCGGTGCACTGA
- a CDS encoding YbcC family protein codes for MNALHQDSPTPTATLIPIWSDTLEQQLQQACVDACGAIAPAWPLDRAIAVNPHWSRVKMPLRQVAARMALLGGIQVFPPRDQLQQAWDQGRVTRADLDYALAQSSQAQERGLDAAHCLAVLASAALPPRLPLLIDVLDNDPQRHTRLSWRQAITHQVSQTCAAYFDQHQADWQPERGRGLYAFWRETLEHDHGIGLLMGLPHIADGIKALPACAREAERWVMQRLALPPEVWADYLESVLLTVNGWASWCAYLGWQAQLEGSSDEHLRELLAIRMAWGALLLECKDDDAASHAFHTVQQAWARSQERLQQAQQELLVDELWQLALEAGYQRQLASALRQQGAASVKDAARVEVQAAFCIDVRSEPLRRALEAVSPGIQTLGFAGFFGLPVAYTPLATQASRPQLPGLLAPAYQVQDVVAPSGAADSGVLAEAVARARRKTLAFQDQWQGNTRWPGSAFSFVEVAGVTALGGLWKWLRPGQGERARDDLAGLPTRYRELCRPQLVGVALAEKVALAERVLHAMGLDRQVAPLVLLVGHGSQTTNNAHAAALDCGACCGQTGEVNARTLAQLLNEREVRRGLLERQIVIPEDSHFLAVLHNTTTDEIEAFDLDLLEPAAQARWQALQPLLAEAGDRVRRERAPRLGVADAALDAPALLKQLRRRANDGAQPRPEWGLTGNAAFVIAPRARSRGLDLGGRCFLHDYQASQDRDGSVLELLMTAPMLVTHWINWQYHASTSDPARLGSGNKLLHNVVGGTIGVFEGNGGDLRIGLSRQSLHDGRQWVHEPLRLTVVIDATQEAIDAIVSRHAIVRQLLEHGWLHLWRFSEEGFEQWRREGWKSLAL; via the coding sequence ATGAACGCCTTGCATCAAGACAGCCCGACGCCCACCGCCACTTTGATTCCGATCTGGAGTGACACCCTGGAGCAGCAGTTGCAGCAAGCCTGCGTGGATGCTTGCGGCGCCATCGCCCCGGCCTGGCCCCTGGACCGCGCCATCGCCGTCAATCCGCACTGGTCGCGCGTGAAGATGCCGCTGCGCCAGGTGGCTGCCCGCATGGCCCTGCTGGGCGGGATCCAGGTATTCCCACCGCGGGACCAATTGCAGCAGGCCTGGGACCAGGGCCGCGTGACCCGCGCCGATCTGGACTATGCGCTGGCGCAATCCAGCCAAGCCCAGGAGCGCGGCTTGGATGCGGCGCACTGCCTGGCGGTGTTGGCCTCGGCCGCTCTGCCGCCGCGCCTGCCGCTGTTGATCGACGTGCTGGACAACGACCCCCAGCGCCACACCCGGCTGTCCTGGCGTCAGGCCATCACGCACCAGGTCAGCCAGACCTGCGCCGCCTACTTCGACCAGCACCAGGCCGACTGGCAACCCGAGCGCGGTCGTGGCCTGTACGCCTTCTGGCGCGAGACGCTGGAGCACGACCACGGCATCGGCCTGTTGATGGGCCTGCCGCATATCGCCGACGGTATCAAGGCGCTCCCGGCCTGCGCCCGTGAAGCGGAGCGCTGGGTCATGCAACGCCTGGCGCTGCCGCCCGAGGTCTGGGCCGACTACCTGGAGTCGGTGCTGTTGACCGTCAATGGCTGGGCCTCCTGGTGTGCTTACCTGGGCTGGCAGGCGCAGCTGGAAGGCAGCAGCGACGAGCACCTGCGCGAACTGCTGGCCATCCGCATGGCCTGGGGCGCCTTGCTGCTGGAATGCAAGGACGATGACGCCGCCAGCCACGCCTTCCACACTGTGCAGCAAGCCTGGGCCCGTTCCCAGGAACGCTTACAACAGGCCCAGCAAGAACTGCTGGTGGACGAACTCTGGCAGCTCGCCCTGGAGGCCGGTTACCAGCGCCAACTGGCAAGCGCCTTGCGGCAGCAGGGCGCGGCCAGCGTGAAGGATGCGGCGCGCGTGGAAGTGCAGGCCGCCTTCTGCATCGATGTGCGCAGCGAACCGCTGCGGCGCGCCCTGGAGGCCGTGTCACCAGGCATACAGACGCTCGGCTTTGCCGGCTTCTTCGGCTTGCCGGTAGCCTATACGCCGCTGGCCACCCAGGCCAGCCGCCCGCAATTGCCGGGTCTGCTGGCGCCGGCTTATCAGGTACAGGACGTGGTCGCCCCGTCCGGCGCCGCCGATAGTGGCGTACTGGCCGAGGCGGTGGCCCGCGCCCGGCGCAAGACCCTGGCGTTCCAGGATCAATGGCAGGGCAATACGCGCTGGCCGGGCTCGGCGTTTTCTTTCGTCGAGGTGGCTGGCGTGACGGCCCTGGGGGGCTTGTGGAAGTGGCTGCGCCCCGGCCAGGGCGAGCGGGCGCGGGATGACCTGGCCGGTTTGCCGACCCGCTATCGCGAACTCTGTCGTCCGCAACTGGTGGGCGTGGCGCTGGCCGAGAAGGTAGCGCTGGCCGAGCGCGTGCTGCACGCCATGGGCCTGGACCGGCAGGTGGCACCGCTGGTGCTGCTGGTGGGCCATGGCAGCCAGACCACCAACAATGCCCACGCTGCGGCGCTGGACTGTGGCGCCTGCTGTGGCCAGACTGGCGAGGTCAATGCGCGCACGCTGGCGCAGTTGCTCAATGAGCGCGAGGTACGGCGTGGTCTGCTGGAGCGGCAGATCGTCATCCCTGAGGATAGTCACTTCCTAGCCGTGCTGCACAACACCACCACCGATGAAATCGAAGCCTTCGACCTGGATCTGTTGGAGCCGGCGGCGCAAGCGCGCTGGCAAGCCCTGCAACCGCTGCTGGCCGAGGCCGGCGACCGCGTGCGGCGCGAGCGTGCGCCGCGCCTGGGCGTGGCCGATGCCGCGCTGGATGCACCGGCCTTGCTCAAGCAATTGCGTCGGCGCGCCAACGATGGTGCCCAGCCCCGTCCCGAGTGGGGCCTGACTGGCAATGCCGCCTTTGTCATCGCGCCCCGTGCGCGCAGCCGCGGGCTGGACCTGGGCGGGCGCTGCTTCCTGCATGACTACCAGGCCAGCCAGGACCGCGACGGCAGCGTGCTGGAATTGCTGATGACTGCCCCCATGCTGGTGACCCACTGGATCAACTGGCAATACCACGCCTCCACCAGCGACCCGGCGCGCCTGGGCAGTGGCAACAAGCTGCTGCATAACGTGGTGGGCGGCACCATCGGCGTATTCGAGGGCAATGGCGGCGACCTGCGTATCGGCCTGTCGCGCCAGTCCTTGCATGATGGTCGCCAGTGGGTGCATGAACCCTTGCGCCTGACGGTAGTGATCGACGCCACGCAAGAAGCCATCGATGCCATCGTCAGCCGCCATGCCATCGTGCGCCAGTTGCTGGAGCATGGGTGGCTGCATCTGTGGCGCTTTAGTGAAGAAGGTTTCGAGCAATGGCGGCGCGAGGGCTGGAAGTCGCTGGCACTGTGA
- a CDS encoding NADH-quinone oxidoreductase subunit L: MTTLPLLSTIAWAPPVLMLVTAATLGLFPLVPARAWKLFQAMSLAALLLTLVTLFADRQASPWPGVLHLSVLGMLLSVLVQGLGTVIGSFSARYLEGEPGQRQYAAALAAVLCAVHLLLLADHWIVLIAAWAVVGLALQRLLCFYPERPFARLASFKKSIADRLADLLLIAAAVLAWTTVGSGSLPALWAHLAQYGMSTGLQASAMCLTLAVILRTALLPVHGWLIQVMEAPTPVSALLHAGVVNLGGFVLVRFAPLLEQALPARSVLLLVSAGTVLLAGLVMLTRISIKVKLAWSTVAQMGFMLLECAAGLYLFAALHLIGHSLYKAHAFLSASSVVRETRLHALHSPAQPAGISVVLAPVVSLALVLALHSASPHAAWPWWWSGVLGLAWAPLLWLPASSGTARVRRALLGLLGAAALTLAALLAHLLPLQIADAPNTFFGVAALLTMLALYTCMGLLQLTPHSMAAWRRRSYAGFYLDEAYTRLALQCWPAHWAPSARRAASELVSDGSRPH; the protein is encoded by the coding sequence ATGACGACGCTCCCCCTTCTTTCCACCATCGCCTGGGCGCCTCCGGTGCTGATGCTGGTCACCGCCGCCACATTGGGCCTGTTCCCTCTGGTGCCGGCACGCGCTTGGAAGCTGTTCCAGGCCATGTCGCTGGCCGCGCTGCTGCTGACCTTGGTCACACTGTTTGCCGACCGTCAGGCTAGTCCCTGGCCAGGTGTACTGCATCTGTCCGTGCTGGGAATGCTACTGTCCGTGCTGGTGCAGGGCCTGGGCACGGTGATCGGCAGTTTCTCGGCACGCTACCTGGAAGGTGAACCGGGCCAGCGCCAGTACGCCGCTGCCCTGGCCGCCGTGCTCTGTGCGGTACACCTGCTGCTGCTGGCGGATCACTGGATCGTGCTCATCGCCGCCTGGGCGGTGGTCGGCCTGGCGCTGCAGCGGCTGCTGTGCTTCTATCCCGAGCGTCCCTTCGCACGCCTGGCCTCCTTCAAGAAAAGCATTGCCGACCGGCTGGCCGACCTGCTGCTGATCGCGGCCGCTGTACTGGCCTGGACCACCGTGGGCAGCGGCTCCTTACCGGCACTGTGGGCGCATCTGGCCCAGTACGGTATGTCCACTGGCCTGCAAGCCAGTGCCATGTGTCTGACGCTGGCGGTGATCTTGCGTACCGCTCTGTTGCCGGTCCATGGCTGGTTGATCCAGGTGATGGAAGCGCCCACGCCGGTCTCGGCGCTGCTTCATGCGGGCGTGGTCAACCTGGGTGGCTTCGTGCTGGTGCGTTTTGCGCCCTTGCTGGAGCAGGCCTTGCCGGCGCGTAGCGTGCTCTTGCTGGTCAGTGCCGGCACCGTGCTGCTGGCCGGGCTGGTGATGCTCACCCGCATCAGCATCAAGGTCAAACTGGCCTGGTCTACCGTGGCGCAGATGGGCTTCATGCTGCTGGAGTGTGCAGCCGGACTGTATCTGTTCGCGGCATTGCACCTGATCGGCCATTCGCTCTACAAGGCGCACGCCTTCCTGTCGGCTTCCTCGGTGGTGCGCGAGACCCGCCTGCACGCCTTGCACAGCCCGGCGCAGCCCGCGGGCATCAGTGTGGTCCTGGCGCCGGTGGTGAGTCTGGCGCTGGTGCTGGCCCTGCATAGCGCCAGCCCCCATGCGGCCTGGCCCTGGTGGTGGAGCGGCGTGCTGGGCCTGGCCTGGGCGCCCTTGCTGTGGCTGCCCGCCAGCAGCGGTACGGCACGGGTGCGGCGCGCACTGCTGGGTCTGCTGGGCGCCGCCGCGCTGACATTGGCGGCCTTGCTGGCCCACTTGCTGCCACTGCAGATCGCCGACGCCCCCAATACCTTCTTCGGTGTGGCCGCCCTGCTGACCATGCTGGCGCTCTACACCTGCATGGGCTTGCTGCAACTGACGCCGCACAGCATGGCGGCCTGGCGTCGCCGCAGCTATGCCGGCTTTTACCTGGACGAAGCCTACACCCGCCTGGCACTGCAATGCTGGCCCGCCCACTGGGCCCCCAGCGCACGCCGTGCCGCCAGCGAACTGGTGAGCGATGGCTCCCGCCCGCACTGA
- a CDS encoding LysR family transcriptional regulator: MRLEQLNFHHLRYFWRVAKLGHLTRAAEELHTSQSAVSAQIRQLEKQLEEDLFLREGRRLTLTDTGQLVFTYADNIFGLSQEMLGRLEGRSAGVTRLRVGSVATLSRNYQENWIRPMLSDPSVSLTLESGLLEGLLERLMQHQLDVVLANETVPSDPDRPLHCRFLGSQAVSVVGPAHRWEARSLRIPQDLEGLDMALPGPRHALRMQFDALCISNDVRPRMRAEVDDMAMLRLIARDSGWLTVLPEVVVQDELRNGTLVAAGQASELVESFYAITTPHHHYADLLEPLLGEGAQAA; this comes from the coding sequence ATGCGCCTAGAACAGCTTAACTTTCATCATCTGCGCTATTTCTGGCGCGTGGCCAAGCTGGGCCACCTCACGCGTGCCGCCGAAGAGCTGCATACCTCGCAATCGGCGGTCTCGGCCCAGATCCGTCAGTTGGAAAAGCAGCTGGAAGAAGATCTCTTCCTGCGCGAAGGCCGCCGTCTGACCTTGACCGATACCGGGCAACTGGTGTTCACCTATGCCGACAACATCTTTGGCCTGAGCCAGGAAATGCTGGGCCGGCTGGAGGGCCGTTCAGCCGGCGTAACGCGGCTGCGGGTGGGCAGCGTGGCCACGCTGTCGCGTAACTACCAGGAAAACTGGATTCGCCCGATGCTTTCGGACCCCTCGGTATCGCTCACGCTGGAATCGGGCCTGCTGGAAGGCCTGCTGGAACGCCTGATGCAGCACCAGCTGGACGTGGTGCTGGCCAACGAAACCGTGCCCTCCGACCCTGACCGGCCTCTGCACTGCCGCTTCCTGGGAAGTCAAGCGGTCTCGGTGGTGGGCCCGGCGCACCGCTGGGAAGCACGCAGCCTGCGCATTCCGCAAGACCTGGAAGGACTGGATATGGCCCTGCCCGGCCCGCGTCATGCACTGCGGATGCAGTTCGACGCCTTGTGCATCTCCAATGACGTGCGCCCGCGGATGCGCGCCGAAGTCGATGACATGGCCATGCTGCGCCTGATCGCCCGCGACAGCGGCTGGCTCACGGTATTGCCCGAGGTGGTGGTGCAGGATGAATTGCGCAACGGCACTCTGGTGGCGGCGGGTCAGGCCAGCGAACTGGTGGAGAGCTTCTATGCCATCACCACACCGCATCATCACTACGCCGACCTGCTTGAGCCTCTGCTGGGTGAAGGTGCGCAGGCGGCTTGA
- a CDS encoding ArsR/SmtB family transcription factor: MDARVPLQADQMRHAAGQAVAALKLLANEDRLLLMCQLSQQEMCVSELEQTLDIRQPTLSQQLGVLRTEGVVSTRREGKRVYYRVADPRLLEMLGLMYHLYCPKE, translated from the coding sequence ATGGATGCCCGCGTTCCCCTGCAAGCCGACCAGATGCGCCACGCCGCCGGGCAAGCGGTGGCGGCCCTCAAGTTGCTGGCCAACGAAGACCGCTTGCTGCTGATGTGCCAACTGTCGCAACAGGAAATGTGCGTGAGCGAACTGGAACAGACACTCGATATCCGCCAGCCCACGCTGTCCCAGCAACTGGGCGTGCTGCGCACCGAAGGCGTGGTCAGTACCCGCCGCGAGGGCAAGAGGGTGTATTACCGCGTGGCCGATCCCCGGCTGTTGGAGATGCTGGGGCTGATGTATCACCTCTACTGTCCCAAGGAATGA
- a CDS encoding YeeE/YedE family protein, with the protein MQIAWHTFTPGWSLIGGLLIGLAAAVLLLFNGRIAGISGIVAGLLTPRNPDTAWRGLFVLGLVAAPLLYGAVTALPASQIEAGYPQIILAGLLVGLGTRYGAGCTSGHGVCGLSRFSLRSAMATFCFMMAGFASVYVLRHLLGL; encoded by the coding sequence ATGCAGATTGCCTGGCACACCTTCACCCCCGGCTGGTCCTTGATCGGCGGTCTCTTGATCGGACTGGCCGCCGCCGTCCTGCTGCTGTTCAATGGCCGCATTGCCGGCATCAGCGGCATCGTGGCCGGCTTGCTGACGCCGCGCAACCCTGATACGGCCTGGCGCGGCCTGTTCGTGCTGGGCCTGGTGGCAGCCCCGCTCTTGTATGGCGCCGTCACCGCCCTGCCCGCCAGCCAGATCGAGGCCGGCTATCCGCAAATCATCCTGGCCGGCTTGCTGGTGGGCCTGGGCACGCGCTATGGCGCCGGTTGCACCAGCGGTCATGGGGTGTGCGGGCTGTCACGCTTTTCGCTGCGCTCGGCCATGGCGACGTTTTGCTTCATGATGGCCGGTTTTGCCAGTGTCTATGTGCTGCGCCACCTCCTGGGCCTTTGA
- a CDS encoding DUF6691 family protein, protein MNVKFSLSAGVAGLIFGLGLIVSGMANPAKVLGFLDLAGAWDPSLALVMAGAIGIGVPAFAWARKRQQSLLGAPLQLPSATGIDRRLVLGSLLFGVGWGMAGICPGPALVLLGMGSLRGLAFVLAMLAGMKLFGWLQRPARG, encoded by the coding sequence ATGAACGTCAAATTCAGCTTAAGCGCCGGGGTCGCCGGCCTGATCTTTGGCCTGGGCCTGATCGTCTCCGGCATGGCCAATCCGGCCAAGGTGCTGGGCTTCCTCGACCTGGCTGGGGCCTGGGATCCCTCGCTGGCGCTGGTGATGGCGGGTGCCATCGGCATCGGTGTACCGGCCTTTGCTTGGGCCCGCAAGCGCCAGCAGTCGCTGCTGGGTGCACCCCTGCAATTGCCCAGCGCCACCGGTATCGATCGCCGCCTGGTGCTGGGCAGCCTGTTGTTCGGTGTCGGCTGGGGCATGGCCGGCATCTGCCCTGGACCGGCACTGGTCTTGCTTGGCATGGGTTCACTCAGAGGTCTGGCCTTCGTGCTGGCCATGCTGGCCGGGATGAAGCTGTTTGGCTGGCTGCAGCGCCCTGCCCGCGGCTGA
- a CDS encoding MBL fold metallo-hydrolase produces MENLQNMHIEGYFDPATSTVSYLVLDRASGQCALIDSVLDYDPKSGRTATRSADQLIARVEALGAHVQWILETHAHADHLSAAPYLKQKLGGRIAIGEHIRQVQQVFGRLFNAGTEFEHDGSQFDHLFADGETFLIGQLPARVMHTPGHTPACLTYVVEAAGEMAAFVGDTLFMPDYGTARCDFPGGDARRLYQSIHAVLALPPATRLYMCHDYQPNGRELRFVTTVAEERQHNIHVHEGISEDDFVAMRSARDATLDMPVLLLPSVQVNMRAGQMPPPEANGVRYLKIPLNAV; encoded by the coding sequence ATGGAAAACCTGCAAAATATGCACATTGAAGGCTATTTCGACCCTGCCACCAGCACCGTCAGCTACCTGGTGCTGGACCGTGCCAGCGGGCAATGCGCACTCATCGATAGCGTCCTGGACTACGACCCCAAGTCTGGTCGCACCGCCACTCGCAGCGCCGACCAGTTGATCGCCCGCGTCGAGGCCCTGGGCGCGCACGTGCAATGGATCCTGGAAACCCACGCCCACGCCGACCACCTCTCGGCGGCGCCCTACCTGAAGCAGAAGCTGGGCGGACGCATCGCCATCGGCGAACATATCCGCCAGGTGCAACAGGTCTTTGGCCGGCTCTTCAATGCCGGCACCGAATTCGAACATGATGGCAGCCAGTTCGATCACCTCTTCGCCGATGGCGAGACTTTCCTGATCGGCCAGTTGCCGGCGCGCGTGATGCACACGCCCGGCCATACGCCGGCCTGCCTCACCTATGTAGTCGAAGCAGCCGGTGAGATGGCGGCCTTCGTCGGCGATACGCTCTTCATGCCGGACTATGGCACGGCCCGCTGCGACTTCCCCGGTGGCGATGCGCGACGCCTGTACCAGTCGATTCATGCGGTGCTGGCGCTGCCGCCGGCGACCCGGCTCTACATGTGCCACGACTACCAGCCCAATGGCCGCGAACTGCGCTTCGTGACCACCGTAGCCGAAGAGCGCCAGCACAATATCCACGTGCATGAAGGCATCAGCGAAGACGACTTCGTGGCCATGCGCAGTGCGCGCGACGCCACGCTGGATATGCCGGTGCTGTTGTTGCCCTCGGTGCAGGTCAACATGCGCGCCGGCCAGATGCCGCCGCCCGAGGCCAATGGCGTGCGCTACCTGAAGATCCCGCTCAACGCGGTGTAA
- a CDS encoding VIT1/CCC1 transporter family protein, whose product MPKFHLEHHKVDAISWLRAAVLGANDGIVSTASLLVGVVAANASHDNVLLTGVAGLVAGAMSMATGEYVSVHSQADSEKAALSQEQEELATDPEGEHRELMGIYMRRGLNQETAHLVATQLMAHDALDAHARDELGISETTAARPVQAALVSALSFAVGAALPLAVVLLAPAATLLPAIVIAALLSLAVLGAVAAKTGGANLWKGALRVSVWSSLAMACTAAIGSFFGAAL is encoded by the coding sequence ATGCCCAAATTCCATCTCGAACATCACAAGGTCGACGCCATCTCCTGGCTGCGTGCCGCCGTCCTGGGTGCCAACGACGGCATCGTATCGACCGCCAGCCTGCTGGTAGGCGTGGTCGCGGCCAATGCCAGTCATGACAATGTCCTGCTGACCGGGGTGGCCGGACTGGTCGCCGGCGCCATGTCGATGGCCACCGGCGAATATGTGTCGGTACACTCGCAAGCCGACAGCGAAAAGGCCGCCTTGAGCCAGGAACAGGAAGAACTGGCCACCGACCCCGAAGGCGAGCATCGCGAACTGATGGGCATCTACATGCGCCGCGGCCTGAACCAGGAAACCGCGCACCTGGTCGCTACCCAATTGATGGCCCACGATGCGCTGGACGCCCACGCCCGCGATGAGCTCGGCATCTCCGAAACCACCGCGGCACGACCGGTACAGGCGGCGCTGGTCTCGGCCTTGAGCTTTGCGGTGGGTGCCGCCTTGCCGCTGGCCGTGGTGCTGTTGGCCCCGGCTGCGACCCTGCTGCCGGCCATCGTCATCGCCGCCCTGCTCTCGCTGGCGGTGCTGGGTGCGGTGGCCGCCAAGACAGGAGGTGCCAATCTGTGGAAGGGCGCGTTACGTGTGAGTGTATGGAGTTCGCTGGCCATGGCTTGCACGGCGGCCATCGGTTCCTTCTTCGGCGCTGCGCTCTAG
- a CDS encoding DUF2306 domain-containing protein gives MALTPIIVIHLNAALAAVLIGPLALWTRLSRTVRPRWHRALGYAWFTCMVATVCSALFIRSHDLPNIAGYTPLHLLIPATAFLLYRGLCAVIRGDIAQHRRIMQRVYLGACVVAGAFTLLPSRYLGQLVWGQWLGWL, from the coding sequence ATGGCCCTCACCCCCATCATCGTTATCCACCTCAACGCGGCCCTTGCCGCCGTCCTGATCGGCCCGCTCGCCCTATGGACCCGCCTGAGCCGCACCGTGCGGCCGCGCTGGCATCGCGCCCTGGGCTACGCCTGGTTCACCTGCATGGTAGCCACGGTGTGCTCGGCGCTGTTCATCCGTTCCCATGACTTGCCCAACATCGCCGGCTATACGCCCTTGCATCTGTTGATTCCGGCAACGGCTTTCCTGCTCTATCGCGGACTCTGTGCGGTGATCAGGGGCGATATCGCGCAGCATCGGCGCATCATGCAGCGCGTCTATCTCGGCGCCTGCGTAGTGGCCGGTGCCTTCACGCTGCTGCCCTCGCGCTACCTGGGGCAACTGGTCTGGGGGCAATGGCTGGGCTGGTTGTAA
- a CDS encoding calcium-binding protein: MSELQIWLRRVEDDLELSLFETGDKLSVKEWFTDVSKRLDRIELSNGRWLGMDDVEPLVSAMSTFAPPSVGQAGWSASYQAALGAVIAAGWH; encoded by the coding sequence GTGAGTGAGCTACAGATCTGGCTGCGTCGCGTTGAAGATGATCTGGAATTGAGCTTGTTTGAAACCGGAGACAAGCTCAGCGTCAAGGAGTGGTTCACGGACGTCTCCAAGCGACTGGATCGCATTGAGTTGAGCAACGGCAGATGGCTTGGGATGGATGATGTTGAGCCGCTGGTATCGGCCATGTCCACTTTTGCACCGCCATCCGTGGGCCAGGCTGGTTGGTCGGCCAGTTATCAGGCGGCCTTGGGCGCCGTCATAGCGGCAGGTTGGCACTAG